The Microtus ochrogaster isolate Prairie Vole_2 chromosome 4, MicOch1.0, whole genome shotgun sequence nucleotide sequence ACAGGTTTGCTTTGCTCAGTCTCTGATGGTGAGGGGTACATCGCGGCTGGCGGAATACAGGAGGTGCCAGGAGCACCAGCCGTGGGGGACCCGAGGGCCACTCAGTAGGGTCCCACCACCACTGCCTCAACCTCTTTAGACGGCCTCCGGTCCTTCACTAGGAAGTTGATCATGCCTTCGGATTTGATGAGCAGGTTGCAGCCAAGGAAGAAGATGCCGAAGACCACGGTGAGCGAGAGCACGCACATGACTGCGATCTGCACCACGCGCATGATGTACAGGCTACGCTCGTCGGGGCCACCCTCGGCGAAGCCATCGTCGGTCACCACCGACGCCTGTGTGCAGCAGCGCACGGCGCGCTCCAGCGCCTCGCTGCTGTTGGCCAGAAAGAGGCCAGCCACATCGGTCTGGTTGCCCAGCACTGAATTCATCCCGGGAACAAGCGGGAGCCTGGGAGGCGAGAATCGGAGGGGTGGCGACCCGGGTGGCGGTGGCACGGGAGGAACAGGTGCTGGACGGAGCGCTGGCTGGCGCACTTGTGCGTGCGGGGCTCCTCGGTTTCCCTTTCAAAGTCCCCGGGGCTGTGAGTATAGCAGGAACCTCTCCAGGACGCGCCGCAAGCTGGCTCGTGTGCTCTGTGTGCTGCCCGGGCAGCGCTCCTTCCCGGCGCTTGCTCGACTGGGAGCTCTTGGAACTTGGCGGGTTGGGCCGGAGGTGCCGTGGGAGGCGCGGGCCGCCGCCGTGGCCCGGCGGCTGCTCTGAGCGAACAGCGGCCCCTGCTGGTAACAGAGCCGAGCTGCCTCCCCTCGGCAGGGAGGTGGGGACGAGGAAAAGAACCAAACTGGCAGGCTTTGTGGCTTCTGCAACCCCAAAGGCCAGGAGGAGGTCACTAAACACTCCTGATGTGATGAACAAGAAAAGAATTTGGGGAGAAAGGCTGAAAGcggcagaggacctggctcacaCCCGCTGCTGAGTGTGTCCTTCGAAGCCGCCCCTCTCACCTTTGAGCTGACTCAAAGAGGCCAGGTACCAGATGGCGCTGGCCAAGGCACTGGTCCACTGACTGTTGCTTGTCTGGAGACAAGGGGAAAAAGTCGGGATCTGGGAaggtcttttcttctctcttctttttgttgATGTGGtggtattattattgttttaaggaAGGGAGAACAGAAGAAAGCGTCAGAAAGAGAACAATTGCCACATCCCCGTCCTCCTCGGAAAGCTATTGCCTGTGTAATAAAGCAGGGTTTTCAATGAGCTGCGAGGCTAAGGCAAGGAGCAGGAAGATGAAAGTGTTCTTCTGTGGCTCGTGGGTGGAAGTGGCTGCCAAGAACAGGGTCACCTTTTTGTAAGGGAGGTGGATGGACAGAGTGACCACTTTCTTGCAACTTTAATTGCCAAGGAATTTTTGGATGAGCTTCCAGTGTGTTTGTACTTGGCAGAAAATGTGTTGTTTAAGGGAATTGCTCATGCACATCCATCACCTAGAACGCTGGAAGCCTCCCGCCAGAAGCTGTTGCAcacactctgccttccttcctcaccaCAGAGCAAACTGGCAGCTTTTCAGGGAGCTATGGAGGCTTATTGTTTAGTGACTGCTGTTGGGTCTATTCTAGCTGAGTCTTACAAACTGGTCATTTTGTTTTAGACTCCAGAAGATTCGGGGTTCTcgtctccctttcttttttctcccgtctcttctccccttcctcgaCTCTCCTTTCTTTGCACCCGCCTTTCTTTCTAGTATGTTGCCTGGAAATGAGAGATTGATGTTCAGTACAAActttcaaaagaatatttttaccaGTTTCCACTGACATATTGGAGTTATTTTGCTATTTTCTGCTCTATT carries:
- the Rprm gene encoding protein reprimo, with amino-acid sequence MNSVLGNQTDVAGLFLANSSEALERAVRCCTQASVVTDDGFAEGGPDERSLYIMRVVQIAVMCVLSLTVVFGIFFLGCNLLIKSEGMINFLVKDRRPSKEVEAVVVGPY